The genomic DNA CTGGACCCCCATCTCAGTTTTTCATTCGTTTTTTTTTTTTTTGAAATTAACAAGTTATTAGACAGCCTCTCAGGGAGACACACCATGGAGAGTTTGGCGACGGTACCTGGCAAGAATCCGGTCACGACAAAACGCGGCATGGTCTGGATGCAGGGGAAACCCTCGGCTTGGGGCCTGCCTGCCGGACCCCAACCCTTGCTGGCCGGCGTGGTTCCGGCCGGATTTCCCTCACCGGCGGAACATGCCGTGGAAGATCGCATCGATTTGAATGAACATCTGGTGAGCCATCGCGAGGCCACTTTTTTCATGCGGGTGCGCGGCAATTCGATGACCCGGGCCGGAATTCACGACGGCGATCTGCTCGTGGTGGATCGTTCCCTGGAACCGGTTGAGGGGAGTGTGGTGATTGCCGTCCTGGACGGGGCTTTTACGGTCAAACGCTGGCAACGCCATCCGAAAGGGGTGTTGTTGCAGGCCGCCAATCCCGGCAGCGCCGATATTCTGGTCGGACCTGAACAGGAGCTGGTCATTTGGGGGGTGGTGCGTTGGGCCATTCACCGGGTTTGACCCATGTCTGCCCGTCTGGCCCTGGTTGACTGCAATAATTTTTACGTCTCTTGCGAACGGGTGTTTGATCCCACCCTGGAGGGGCGTCCCGTGGTCGTGCTGTCCAACAACGACGGCTGCGTCGTGGCCCGGTCGCCGGAAGTCAAGGCCTTGCGGGTTCCCATGGGCAAACCCTGGTATCAATTGCAGGACTTGGCCCGGCAGCACAACATCATGGCCCTCTCCAGTAATTATACCCTCTATGCCGACATGTCGAACCGGGTGATGACCATTTTGGCCGGCCTGGCCCCACGCCAGGAGGTCTACTCCATTGATGAATGTTTTCTGGATCTGCAAGGGGTGCCGGGCGAGGCAACGCGGCATGGTCAAACCATGCGGACCACCCTGCACCGGCTGTTGGGTCTGCCGGTCTGTGTTGGCATTGGCAGCACGAAAACCCTGGCCAAGCTGGCCAATCATGTGGCCAAAAAAAATCCGCATTATGGTGGTGTATTTGATTTTTCTTGTTTTTCTGCTTCGGAGCAGACCCGTCTGCTCGGCGGTATCGACGTGGCCGAGGTGTGGGGGGTGGGGCCGCGTACCGCCGAAAAGCTGGCTTTTCTTGGTATTCGCAGCGTCCTGGATTTGCAGCGCACCCGCCCGGAGACCCTGCGCAAGGGGTTTTCCATCCTGCACAAGCGCATGATTGCCGAGTTGAACGGCCAGGCCTGTCTGCAATTGGCGGAGGTGACCCCGCCTCGCCGGCAGATTGTCTCTTCGCGCTCTTTTGGCATGCGGGTTCTGGAGCGGGATGACTTGTTGGAGGCGGTGACCATGCACGCTGCGCTGGCCGGGGAAAAGCTGCGTCGGCAGGGGTCTGTGGCCGGTGCCTTGGGGGTTTTCATGCACACCAATCCATTCCGGGTTCAGGATCCGCAATACAGTGGTCATCTGACTCTTCCCCTGCATCCTGCCACGGATGATACCCTTTGTCTGGCCCGGGTGGCGCGGCGGGGTGTGACGCGACTGTTCCGGTCCGGGTTTGCCTACCACAAGGCCGGCGTCATGCTCATGGAATTGCAGGAGAGACGCCAGACAACGGGCACTCTGTTCGAATCCAGGGCGGAGCAGACCCGTTCGCGTGCCCTTATGGAGATCATGGATGCCGTCAACCGGCGGATGGGACGAGGAACGCTCCATGTGTTGGGTGAAGGTCTTGAACAACGTTGGCGGGCACGCGCCAATCGGCGTTCGCCACGGTACACGACATGTCTGGATGAACTGCCTATTGCCAACGCATGATTTTTTTTTTAATCATTGGCTCCTGATTCGTGGCACGGCATACCAGTTATCGCTGGCATGCGCTTGTTTGGCGTGCTATACAAGTATAGCACTGGATAAAGGAGACAATCATGCTGGCCATCAGACTGCCCGCCGAAGTGGAAAAGCGCCTTGATGCCTTGGCACGGGCCACGGGCCGAACCAAAACTTTTTATGCTCGTGAAGCCATTCTTGAGTACCTGGATGATCTTGAAGATATATACCTTGCCGAACAGCGTTTGCTCGACCTCCGTGCCGGGAAAACCCAGGCCGTTTCGCTCGAAGAGGTCATGAAACGCTATAATCATCAGCAGCATTGAGGATTTCACTGTGTGCATTCTTGTGGTACGGATCGGAAATCGTCGTGAAGTCTATCGTAATCTTTGAACGCAAAGGTAAAATAATAAC from Magnetococcales bacterium includes the following:
- a CDS encoding ribbon-helix-helix protein, CopG family; amino-acid sequence: MLAIRLPAEVEKRLDALARATGRTKTFYAREAILEYLDDLEDIYLAEQRLLDLRAGKTQAVSLEEVMKRYNHQQH
- a CDS encoding Y-family DNA polymerase, which produces MSARLALVDCNNFYVSCERVFDPTLEGRPVVVLSNNDGCVVARSPEVKALRVPMGKPWYQLQDLARQHNIMALSSNYTLYADMSNRVMTILAGLAPRQEVYSIDECFLDLQGVPGEATRHGQTMRTTLHRLLGLPVCVGIGSTKTLAKLANHVAKKNPHYGGVFDFSCFSASEQTRLLGGIDVAEVWGVGPRTAEKLAFLGIRSVLDLQRTRPETLRKGFSILHKRMIAELNGQACLQLAEVTPPRRQIVSSRSFGMRVLERDDLLEAVTMHAALAGEKLRRQGSVAGALGVFMHTNPFRVQDPQYSGHLTLPLHPATDDTLCLARVARRGVTRLFRSGFAYHKAGVMLMELQERRQTTGTLFESRAEQTRSRALMEIMDAVNRRMGRGTLHVLGEGLEQRWRARANRRSPRYTTCLDELPIANA
- the umuD gene encoding translesion error-prone DNA polymerase V autoproteolytic subunit, with the translated sequence MVWMQGKPSAWGLPAGPQPLLAGVVPAGFPSPAEHAVEDRIDLNEHLVSHREATFFMRVRGNSMTRAGIHDGDLLVVDRSLEPVEGSVVIAVLDGAFTVKRWQRHPKGVLLQAANPGSADILVGPEQELVIWGVVRWAIHRV